The Methanobacterium lacus genome includes a region encoding these proteins:
- the uvrA gene encoding excinuclease ABC subunit UvrA, with translation MMNTKKDYITIKGAREHNLQNVDLTLPRDKFLVITGLSGSGKSSLAFDTIYAEGQRRYVESLSAYARQFLGQMKKPEVDYIEGLSPAISIDQKTTRVNPRSTVGTVTEIYDYFRLLFARIGTPHCYKCGKEISQQTSGQIVDSILTEPEETKIQILAPIIKDRKGEHVKVFDDLKKKGFIRVRVDGEISGIDQEFDLDKKRKHSIEVVVDRLVIRRDEDFKRRLADSVETALELGEGLVIVSYADGKTDDRVFSEHFACTDCGINFEEISPRMFSFNNPHGACPECNGLGSKLEIDTDFVVPDKNLSLNEGAILPWSKSGNKDNYYSQMLKAVSDHYGFSMDTPFEDLPKKYQDYILYGTPDKVEFNFNRKNRHYKVNRRFEGVVKRMERLFMETQSNYMRSYVGKFMSDRKCPVCGGTRLRPESRSVTVGGISISEVVEMPIKASKKFFDELELKEMELYIAKEILKEIKERLKFLVDVGLDYITLDRSSGTLSGGEAQRIRLATQIGSGLVGVLYILDEPSIGLHQRDNARLIETLKRLRDIGNTLIVVEHDEDTIMSADHVVDIGPGAGEHGGKVIAEGTPKEIMENPNSITGHYLSRRELIEVPENRNLPNGNYLSVKGARQNNLKGIDVNFPLGVFTCITGVSGSGKSTLINDVLYKGVNGKLNRKNMLAGKHDEITGIENLDKVIIIDQSPIGRTPRSNSATYTGVFTHIRELFATTVAAKSRGYKPGRFSFNVKGGRCEACSGDGIIKIEMHFLADVYVPCEVCKGKRYNRETLDVRYKGKNIAEVLDMTVEESLEFFKNIPKIHKKLKTLDDVGLGYIKLGQPATTLSGGEAQRVKLAKELSRQSTGKTLYILDEPTTGLHFADIKKLLDVLGRLRDSGNTILVIEHNLDVIKTADYIIDLGPEGGDDGGRVVAEGTPEEIAMGTSYTGKYLKTVLEESVPNIAGEIVQDNDMAETASKNS, from the coding sequence CTGATGAATACTAAAAAGGATTACATAACCATAAAAGGGGCCAGGGAACACAACTTGCAAAATGTTGACCTCACCCTTCCAAGGGACAAATTTCTCGTGATTACAGGGCTGAGTGGTTCTGGAAAATCTTCCCTTGCATTTGACACCATATATGCTGAGGGACAAAGAAGATACGTGGAATCATTATCTGCCTATGCCCGTCAATTTTTGGGTCAGATGAAGAAGCCAGAAGTTGATTACATAGAGGGACTGTCCCCAGCAATATCAATTGATCAAAAAACAACCAGGGTAAACCCAAGATCCACTGTGGGTACTGTTACAGAGATATATGATTACTTCAGACTACTATTTGCAAGAATCGGAACACCACATTGTTATAAATGTGGCAAGGAAATTTCACAACAGACATCTGGACAGATAGTTGATTCCATACTCACAGAGCCTGAAGAGACCAAAATTCAGATACTCGCACCTATAATTAAGGATAGGAAAGGAGAACATGTCAAAGTCTTCGATGATCTAAAGAAGAAGGGATTCATACGGGTCCGTGTAGATGGTGAAATTTCTGGTATCGACCAAGAATTTGATCTAGATAAAAAAAGGAAACACAGTATCGAAGTGGTTGTTGATAGGCTTGTTATCAGAAGAGATGAAGATTTCAAACGAAGATTAGCAGATTCTGTTGAAACTGCCCTTGAACTTGGTGAAGGTCTTGTAATAGTCTCATATGCTGATGGTAAAACTGACGACAGGGTTTTCAGTGAACATTTCGCATGTACTGACTGTGGTATAAACTTTGAAGAAATAAGCCCCAGGATGTTCTCATTCAATAATCCACATGGTGCATGTCCTGAATGTAACGGACTTGGAAGTAAGCTTGAGATAGACACTGATTTTGTTGTACCAGACAAAAACCTTTCATTGAATGAGGGGGCCATATTACCGTGGAGTAAATCAGGTAACAAAGACAATTACTACTCACAGATGTTAAAGGCCGTGTCTGATCACTATGGTTTTAGTATGGACACCCCATTTGAAGACCTGCCAAAGAAGTATCAGGACTACATTCTCTACGGAACACCTGACAAAGTTGAATTTAATTTTAACAGAAAAAACAGACATTACAAGGTTAACAGACGCTTTGAAGGTGTAGTTAAACGTATGGAACGATTGTTCATGGAAACCCAATCCAACTACATGAGAAGTTACGTTGGTAAATTCATGAGTGATCGTAAATGTCCTGTTTGTGGAGGAACCAGACTCAGGCCTGAAAGCAGATCAGTGACAGTGGGTGGAATATCCATATCTGAAGTTGTGGAAATGCCTATTAAAGCTTCAAAAAAGTTTTTTGACGAACTAGAACTCAAAGAAATGGAACTCTACATAGCCAAGGAGATCTTGAAGGAAATTAAGGAACGTCTAAAATTCCTGGTTGATGTGGGTCTTGATTACATAACCCTTGACAGATCTTCCGGTACACTGAGTGGAGGAGAGGCACAGAGAATAAGGCTTGCCACCCAGATAGGTTCAGGATTGGTTGGTGTTCTCTACATTTTAGACGAACCAAGTATAGGCCTTCATCAGAGGGACAACGCACGTTTAATAGAAACCTTAAAAAGACTCAGAGATATTGGTAACACCCTCATCGTTGTTGAACACGATGAAGACACCATAATGTCTGCGGACCACGTGGTAGATATTGGCCCAGGTGCAGGGGAACATGGTGGTAAGGTTATTGCAGAAGGAACTCCCAAGGAAATAATGGAAAATCCTAATTCAATCACAGGACATTACCTGTCTCGAAGAGAGCTCATTGAAGTGCCTGAAAATAGAAATCTTCCAAATGGAAATTATTTATCTGTGAAGGGTGCTAGACAGAACAACCTCAAAGGAATAGATGTTAACTTTCCTTTGGGAGTATTCACTTGCATAACAGGTGTTTCAGGTTCTGGTAAAAGTACACTCATAAACGATGTTCTCTACAAGGGAGTTAATGGTAAGCTTAACCGTAAGAACATGCTTGCAGGTAAACATGATGAAATAACGGGCATTGAAAACCTGGACAAAGTGATCATAATTGATCAGTCACCCATAGGCAGAACACCTAGATCCAACTCTGCAACCTACACCGGAGTTTTCACCCATATAAGGGAACTCTTTGCAACTACTGTTGCAGCTAAAAGCAGAGGTTACAAACCTGGAAGATTCAGTTTCAATGTTAAAGGTGGACGTTGCGAAGCTTGTAGCGGTGATGGAATAATCAAAATTGAAATGCACTTCCTTGCAGATGTCTACGTGCCTTGTGAAGTTTGTAAAGGTAAACGGTACAACAGGGAAACCTTGGATGTGAGGTATAAGGGTAAAAACATTGCAGAAGTTCTTGATATGACTGTGGAAGAATCACTGGAATTTTTCAAGAACATCCCAAAGATCCATAAGAAACTCAAGACTTTGGATGATGTGGGACTGGGATACATCAAGCTCGGACAGCCTGCAACCACCCTCTCCGGAGGAGAAGCTCAAAGAGTTAAATTAGCCAAGGAATTAAGCAGGCAAAGTACCGGAAAAACTCTTTACATCCTAGACGAACCAACCACAGGACTTCACTTTGCAGATATTAAAAAGTTACTAGATGTTCTTGGACGTTTAAGAGATTCAGGCAACACCATACTCGTGATTGAACACAACTTGGACGTTATTAAGACTGCAGATTACATCATAGATCTAGGTCCTGAAGGTGGAGACGATGGTGGTAGAGTAGTTGCAGAGGGCACACCTGAAGAAATTGCCATGGGCACAAGCTACACTGGAAAGTATCTTAAAACTGTTTTAGAAGAAAGTGTACCCAACATAGCCGGTGAAATTGTCCAAGACAATGATATGGCAGAAACAGCCTCTAAGAACAGTTAA
- the uvrB gene encoding excinuclease ABC subunit UvrB, with protein MSEFKLISPYKPLGDQPKAIKSISEGFNKGLKHQTLLGVTGSGKTFTMANVVKEVKKPTLVISHNKTLAAQLYEEFKEFFPDNAVEYFVSYYDYYQPEAYIAQSDTYIDKEAQINDEIDMMRHSTTQSLLTRDDVIVVSSVSCIYGIGSPEDYGGLILSVEVGDSDGREKIIRTLIDMQYERNDIDFTRGKFRVRGDVVEIRPAQGNIGIRIELFGDEVDRISLIDPLLGSVKRDMDRVVVFPAKHFVTSKDKIESAITNIEKELEERLTVLHSQNKLVEAQRLEQRTRFDMEMLQEVGYCTGIENYSMHLSGRKWGETPITLMQYFPDDFLTIIDESHVTVPQIGGMYAGDRARKDSLVDHGFRLPSARENRPLNFSEFEMIQNQVLYVSATPAKYELGISQNMVEQIIRPTGLVDPEIIVKPVVGQVDHLLGAIKAKVEKDQRVLVTTLTKKMAEDLTDYYAKVGIKVRYLHSDITTLERIDIIDELRRGSFDCLVGVNLLREGLDLPEVALVGILDADKEGFLRSKTSLIQTIGRAARNVEGQVIIYADKITDSISSAVEITNERRKLQMAYNKENGINPKSTVRSVKEKTKKDTKIRDNVKDIPKDELLLLIKDLEADMKKASQKLDFETAAKIRDKIQFLEGASPDEY; from the coding sequence ATGTCAGAATTTAAACTAATATCACCCTACAAACCTTTAGGAGATCAACCTAAAGCAATTAAATCAATTTCAGAAGGATTTAACAAAGGTCTGAAACATCAGACCCTTCTAGGTGTGACAGGTTCAGGTAAAACATTCACAATGGCCAACGTTGTTAAAGAGGTTAAAAAACCCACCCTCGTGATTTCACACAACAAAACATTGGCAGCCCAACTTTACGAAGAATTCAAGGAATTCTTCCCAGACAATGCAGTGGAGTACTTCGTGAGTTACTACGATTATTATCAGCCAGAAGCTTACATTGCCCAATCTGATACTTATATAGATAAAGAAGCCCAAATAAATGATGAAATAGATATGATGCGTCACTCAACAACCCAATCTCTTTTAACAAGGGATGATGTGATTGTTGTGAGCAGTGTATCATGCATCTACGGTATTGGATCCCCTGAAGATTATGGAGGACTCATCCTTTCAGTCGAAGTTGGAGACAGCGATGGAAGGGAAAAAATAATCAGAACCCTCATTGACATGCAGTACGAAAGAAATGATATCGACTTTACAAGGGGAAAATTCAGGGTAAGAGGAGACGTTGTAGAAATCAGGCCTGCACAGGGAAATATTGGAATCAGAATTGAACTGTTTGGAGACGAAGTGGACAGAATATCCCTCATAGATCCCCTGCTTGGAAGCGTTAAGAGGGACATGGATCGTGTGGTTGTTTTCCCGGCCAAACACTTCGTAACCTCCAAGGACAAGATCGAATCCGCCATTACCAATATTGAAAAAGAACTTGAAGAAAGATTAACTGTACTACATTCCCAGAATAAGCTAGTTGAAGCCCAGAGACTTGAACAGAGAACAAGATTCGACATGGAAATGCTTCAAGAAGTAGGTTACTGTACAGGGATTGAAAACTACTCCATGCACCTATCAGGAAGAAAGTGGGGTGAAACACCCATAACACTCATGCAGTACTTTCCAGATGATTTCTTGACCATAATAGATGAATCACATGTGACAGTGCCACAAATTGGTGGAATGTATGCTGGAGATAGGGCGCGTAAAGATTCTCTGGTTGATCATGGTTTCAGATTACCCTCAGCAAGGGAGAATAGGCCATTAAATTTCTCTGAATTTGAGATGATCCAAAATCAGGTGCTCTATGTATCTGCAACACCAGCCAAGTATGAACTGGGAATCAGTCAGAACATGGTTGAACAGATCATAAGACCTACTGGATTGGTTGATCCAGAAATAATAGTTAAACCAGTTGTTGGCCAGGTTGATCATCTTTTAGGTGCAATTAAAGCCAAAGTTGAAAAGGATCAAAGGGTGCTTGTCACAACCCTCACCAAAAAAATGGCAGAAGACCTAACAGACTACTATGCTAAGGTTGGAATCAAGGTAAGGTACCTTCACTCCGACATCACCACCCTCGAGAGAATAGATATCATAGACGAACTAAGAAGGGGTAGTTTTGATTGTCTTGTGGGTGTTAACCTTCTGAGGGAAGGTTTGGACCTTCCAGAAGTAGCGCTTGTTGGTATACTCGATGCAGATAAGGAAGGATTTTTAAGGTCAAAAACCTCACTCATACAAACAATTGGAAGGGCTGCGAGAAATGTGGAGGGCCAAGTAATTATCTACGCCGATAAGATAACCGACTCAATAAGTTCTGCAGTTGAAATAACCAATGAAAGGCGAAAGTTACAGATGGCCTACAACAAGGAAAATGGTATCAACCCTAAATCAACTGTGAGATCTGTTAAAGAAAAGACTAAAAAAGATACTAAGATAAGGGATAATGTTAAAGACATTCCTAAGGACGAATTATTACTATTAATTAAGGATCTCGAGGCAGATATGAAGAAAGCCTCACAAAAGCTTGACTTTGAAACAGCAGCTAAGATCCGTGATAAAATACAATTTTTAGAAGGAGCATCACCTGATGAATACTAA
- a CDS encoding VRR-NUC domain-containing protein: MISLTNINLTREKSPRRGKAKYLLGNGIWGLTAEESAKDYYESLGYKARNTENQFWQSFMIFFLWDNKIEGKISVNEKIDYLKSKNLENYLIQSHNEHFINTFDGNYKYSRYTDRWDHYLIEDYLIPLKFIEKEKLLEFIKRLAFKNTGLPDLIVYNEENFFFSEVKSENDRISDDQFEWHMFLSEKLNLNVEILLINNSQKKIENIKNRYQKCGFHI, from the coding sequence ATGATTTCTTTAACAAATATAAATTTAACCAGAGAAAAAAGTCCAAGAAGAGGAAAAGCAAAATATTTATTAGGTAATGGCATTTGGGGGCTTACAGCTGAAGAATCAGCAAAAGATTACTATGAAAGTTTAGGATATAAAGCTAGAAATACCGAAAATCAATTTTGGCAAAGTTTTATGATTTTTTTCTTATGGGATAATAAAATTGAAGGAAAAATTAGTGTAAATGAAAAAATAGATTATTTAAAATCAAAAAATTTAGAAAATTATTTAATTCAATCTCACAATGAGCATTTTATTAACACTTTCGATGGGAATTACAAATATTCTAGATATACTGATAGATGGGATCATTATCTTATAGAAGATTACTTAATACCCTTAAAATTTATAGAAAAAGAGAAATTATTGGAGTTTATCAAAAGATTGGCTTTTAAAAATACAGGTCTCCCGGATTTAATTGTTTATAATGAGGAAAATTTCTTTTTTTCTGAAGTTAAAAGTGAAAATGATCGAATATCTGATGATCAATTTGAATGGCATATGTTTCTCTCAGAAAAATTAAACTTAAACGTAGAAATTTTATTAATAAACAATTCTCAAAAGAAAATTGAGAACATTAAAAATCGTTATCAAAAATGTGGATTTCATATTTGA